In Montipora foliosa isolate CH-2021 chromosome 13, ASM3666993v2, whole genome shotgun sequence, one DNA window encodes the following:
- the LOC137983423 gene encoding leucine-rich repeat-containing protein 74A-like gives MEDDEFFDTDLEDESCAQELEDKLDQVEIRERSPREIYLEVCKSCDIVPSSRFLKQYSSENVDLNHYGLGDPGTRAICVALEGCTNVTDLQLQDNGIRDKGITAVAKMLKRNRYIVKVDLSRNLVERKGLDALADMLMQNNTLKELNISKCNTQGKSISAFCKSLRLDAPLTYLNLSYNDIGDKGAIVLGSAIKCNVILDFLDVSWNSIRVKGAQALAEGLKMNTRLRELNIAWNGLLDDGIAALQEALLCNQSLKVLDVGSNCITNKGVFAIAKFLKTNKSLEVLKTGRNPFQSYGACVLLRAIQKNPSSVLRELQMDDIVFDKDCARELELVLEGRPSFTCSWNISIIGERKSDQTKKPELTDIYLAFVRTRGLRFIELFKILSKDSIGQRLTKEDFVRGMKKLNAPMHDFKLRELFDMMDANKNGVIVFQEFVLWTRERYQASGKVPQP, from the coding sequence ATGGAAGACGATGAATTTTTCGATACAGACTTGGAAGACGAAAGCTGTGCTCAAGAATTGGAAGACAAACTAGACCAGGTTGAGATTCGGGAAAGATCGCCTCGAGAAATTTATCTAGAAGTGTGCAAGAGCTGTGATATCGTACCTTCGTCAAGGTTTCTAAAACAATACTCTTCCGAAAACGTCGACCTTAATCATTATGGTCTGGGAGATCCTGGGACACGGGCGATATGTGTAGCTTTGGAAGGATGTACCAATGTTACCGACCTCCAACTTCAAGATAATGGCATTCGTGACAAGGGAATCACTGCTGTGGCAAAGATGCTGAAGAGAAATCGTTACATCGTTAAAGTAGATCTATCGAGGAATCTGGTTGAGAGAAAAGGCCTTGATGCCCTTGCAGATATGCTCATGCAGAACAACACCTTAAAAGAACTTAACATCAGCAAGTGTAATACGCAAGGTAAAAGCATTTCCGCGTTTTGCAAATCGCTACGGTTGGATGCACCTTTGACGTACTTGAATTTGTCGTATAACGATATCGGTGATAAAGGAGCCATTGTTCTTGGGTCGGCAATTAAATGCAATGTTATTCTGGATTTCTTGGACGTAAGTTGGAACAGCATACGTGTCAAAGGAGCCCAGGCTTTGGCCGAGGGGCTGAAAATGAACACACGACTCAGAGAACTCAATATCGCCTGGAATGGTCTCCTTGACGACGGCATTGCTGCTCTGCAAGAGGCTTTGCTTTGCAATCAAAGCCTCAAAGTTCTTGACGTCGGAAGTAACTGCATCACTAACAAAGGCGTGTTCGCAATCGCGAAATTCTTAAAAACCAACAAAAGCTTGGAAGTTCTGAAAACGGGACGCAACCCATTCCAAAGCTATGGCGCCTGTGTGCTCTTGCGGGCGATCCAGAAGAATCCATCCAGCGTTTTGAGAGAGTTACAAATGGATGACATTGTTTTTGACAAGGATTGTGCTCGCGAGCTCGAACTAGTACTGGAAGGAAGGCCATCTTTCACATGTTCCTGGAATATTAGTATTATCGGGGAGCGCAAGTCGGATCAGACAAAGAAACCAGAACTTACTGACATTTACTTGGCATTTGTGCGTACACGGGGGCTTCGTTTTATTGAATTGTTCAAGATCCTATCGAAAGACAGCATTGGACAGAGACTTACCAAAGAGGACTTTGTTCGGGGAATGAAGAAGTTAAATGCGCCAATGCACGATTTTAAATTAAGGGAACTGTTTGATATGATGGATGCCAATAAAAACGGTGTAATTGTGTTTCAGGAGTTTGTCTTGTGGACACGCGAACGGTATCAAGCATCAGGGAAAGTACCTCAACCTTAA
- the LOC137982250 gene encoding uncharacterized protein, with amino-acid sequence MVCFSLILRTILAISCITSSSWALTTVAKPSAAQAKYLDYEIGASIHFNMQTFARYMKPGHVVSPDTFNPTKLSTDEWLKAASSFGAKYAILTLDHFSGFLLWPTQTNYNYSVKNSHWKNKTGDVAWEFMQSCKKYGLKHAFYYSVHENWFMDIDNYRAPSPEAQEIYNNLVKLHMLELFDPKSKYANPFLIWFDAGIIPGVSPNIGPILRTLGNNTVCMQCPSFAGNQGVRWIGDEQAVAPQPFWYAVKAGECSRALTRGDPLGEQFCPPFCDTVIREHYWFWKPNTTSRVKTVSTLVNEYLTSVGRGCHLILNLSPDPNGLVEDEDIQAYKGFGEAIKLLYEDNVITVENPILKLGEEMVLSSEKPFSMVNGSVVIMEHLAKFGQLVAEYQLSFKTSQGWIEKPYQGSTIGQKAILPFPRVTGDAIFAVGINITKLVTNDSSIMLREVSIYDWSKAAKKGYI; translated from the exons ATGGTTTGTTTTAGTTTGATTTTGAGAACTATACTTGCAATTTCGTGTATTACGTCCTCAAGTTGGGCTTTGACGACCGTAGCGAAACCAAGCGCAGCACAAGCGAAATACCTCGACTACGAAATAGGGGCCAGTATTCACTTCAATATGCAAACGTTTGCAAGGTATATGAAACCAG GCCATGTAGTTTCTCCAGATACATTCAACCCAACCAAGCTGTCAACAGATGAATGGTTAAAGGCAGCCAGTAGTTTCGGAGCAAAGTATGCCATACTGACGTTGGACCACTTTAGTGGATTTCTCCTGTGGCCAACACAGACAAACTACAACTACTCTGTCAAGAACAGTCACTGGAAGAATAAAACTGGTGATGTTGCATGGGAGTTCATGCAGTCTTGTAAAAAATATGGCCTCAAGCATGCATTCTATTACAGTGTACATGAAAACTGGTTTATGGATATTGATAACTACAGAGCACCCAGTCCTGAAGCAcaagaaatttataataacCTTGTCAAGCTGCACATGTTGGAACTGTTTGATCCAAAGTCAAAGTATGCAAATCCTTTCCTGATTTGGTTTGATGCTGGTATTATTCCTGGTGTCAGTCCAAATATTGGACCAATATTACGCACCCTAGGGAATAATACTGTCTGTATGCAGTGCCCATCATTTGCTGGAAACCAAGGAGTTCGATGGATTGGTGATGAGCAAGCCGTGGCCCCGCAGCCCTTCTGGTATGCCGTGAAAGCTGGGGAATGCAGCAGAGCTCTTACAAGAG GGGATCCCCTGGGGGAACAGTTTTGTCCTCCCTTTTGTGACACTGTCATACGAGAACACTACTGGTTCTGGAAACCAAACACAACAAGTCGAGTGAAAACTGTCAGCACACTTGTTAATGAATACTTGACAAGTGTTGGAAGAGGGTGTCACTTAATACTGAATCTGAGTCCCGATCCTAATGGGTTGGTTGAGGATGAAGACATCCAAGCATACAAGGGCTTTGGTGAAGCTATAAAGTTACTGTATGAGGATAATGTGATTACAGTTGAGAATCCAATACTAAAACTGGGAGAAGAAATGGTATTGAGTTCAGAGAAACCTTTCAGCATGGTGAATGGATCAGTGGTTATCATGGAACACTTAGCTAAGTTTGGGCAGTTGGTTGCTGAGTATCAGCTAAGCTTTAAAACATCACAAGGTTGGATTGAAAAACCATACCAAGGAAGCACAATAGGACAAAAGGCAATTCTTCCCTTCCCTAGAGTGACGGGAGATGCTATTTTTGCAGTTGGCATAAACATCACAAAATTGGTGACAAATGACAGCTCCATCATGTTGCGTGAAGTTTCCATCTATGATTGGTCCAAGGCAGCAAAAAAGGGGTACATTTAA
- the LOC137983469 gene encoding uncharacterized protein, with protein sequence MLSLRASKDTNAEPPAKQKSTGRDEKPTDSQSHITRSKANCQKTNLHEPTSTVPLAGYRICDFGKLQKDLDKCQFCDQGPLSLFNVMAEKKFGISSTFAIQCSICSQTNHISTSKQHRAGSRGPKAFDANTRVALAALDNGIGFSHVNSILTALDIPNMTRKTYKVREREVGKIAEGVAKATCKVMFDKECELVKENGGTVDTDGLLPLSVSYDMGWSKRGRAHNSLTGHGAVMGSLTGKALDFTTRNKFCRTCQSASQTGGNPKPHDCRVNHQTSSKSMEPLGAVELFKRAPVQSNNPAKYAVFIGDDDCSTLSKIREEVVYHVEKWSDTVHAKRTLINHLHKLKCETSFPRGESALSNKVIDYLGKCFSYSVAQNAGNTDGMQKAIRLIVPHAFGNHKHCLESWCGYKQDPTSYKHRDLPFGKDIVGESLKRSLEEVFEIYSSENVIKKLAHNASSQRNESLNSTIGSKNPKIRFYGGSESADQRVACSVAQKNMGKQYLLNVLQSANINPGCTMTSQVSKMDYERKQDQLRKQSKDFKKKRKQLRNLRSSKDSRLESRDGTVYESGSTLSLDPEVIIAASIQKAEIYQFEQQVPQFCFRKPRRYQTFNPGFEYNFVIYDTETNCGGKKAELVELSAFCHGTGDSFTKFVLPQHDINIYVSNINKFRIASFGNERVLHRNGFALQTVSLPECLLSFANFLKSTSATIKNATSKPVKILLIGHNANAFDTPLLIRSIAKYTETEPKFKELDLLFADSLVLIRHLLKENNQLLRKTDGSIPKVNLRDIYKCLFQSEFDNSHQGLADVMALDKVLFQSKLELTTEQIVNNSNTMILSTVQEDVQYLDKAHERLLTFNNRLYDDSDNSIIKKSLAKKLADSGLSFSDLRKLYSSTGPRGVAALLANPPSTSKGKSPRGTKCCITLQKIINFLKTLT encoded by the exons ATGCTTTCCTTACGTGCGAGTAAGGATACAAATGCCGAACCTCCAGCGAAACAAAAAAGCACTGGAAGAGACGAGAAACCAACAGATAGCCAG AGCCACATCACCAGGAGCAAGGCCAATTGCCAAAAGACTAATCTTCATGAACCTACTTCAACAGTGCCCTTGGCAGGATACAGAATTTGTGACTTTGGAAAACTTCAAAAAGATCTTGACAAATGCCAATTCTGTGACCAAG GACCACTTTCTTTGTTCAATGTTATGGCTGAAAAGAAGTTTGGTATTTCAAGCACTTTTGCTATTCAGTGCAGTATCTGTTCCCAGACAAACCACATTTCAACCAGCAAACAACACCGTGCAGGTTCCAGGGGACCCAAAGCATTTGATGCCAACACAAGAGTAGCTTTAGCTGCACTTGACAACGGTATTGGTTTTTCCCATGTCAACTCAATCTTAACAGCCCTTGACATACCAAATATGACTAGGAAAACATACAAGGTAAGAGAGCGCGAGGTTGGGAAGATAGCGGAAGGGGTGGCAAAGGCAACATGCAAAGTGATGTTTGATAAGGAATGTGAACTGGTGAAGGAAAACGGCGGCACTGTGGATACTGATGGTCTCTTACCCTTGTCTGTATCATATGACATGGGATGGTCCAAACGAGGTCGTGCACACAATTCCCTGACAGGTCATGGTGCGGTAATGGGCTCATTAACTGGGAAAGCACTGGACTTTACAACTAGAAACAAATTCTGTCGAACATGCCAGTCTGCCAGTCAAACTGGAGGCAATCCTAAACCTCATGATTGCAGAGTTAACCATCAAACATCATCAAAATCAATGGAACCCCTAGGTGCAGTTGAATTATTTAAGAGAGCACCAGTACAGAGCAACAACCCTGCAAAGTATGCAGTGTTTATTGGTGATGATGATTGCTCAACACTGTCAAAAATAAGAGAAGAAGTTGTTTATCATGTGGAAAAATGGTCTGATACTGTGCATGCTAAGCGAACATTAATTAACCATTTGCACAAATTGAAATGTGAAACATCGTTCCCCCGGGGTGAATCAGCATTATCAAACAAAGTCATAGATTACTTAGGAAAATGTTTCAGCTATAGTGTAGCACAGAATGCAGGGAACACCGATGGTATGCAAAAGGCAATAAGGTTAATTGTTCCTCATGCCTTTGGGAATCACAAACACTGCTTAGAATCCTGGTGTGGGTACAAACAAGACCCAACAAGCTACAAACACAGGGACTTACCCTTTGGTAAAGATATTGTAGGAGAAAGCCTGAAAAGATCACTGGAagaagtttttgaaatttatagTAGTGAAAATGTCATCAAGAAGCTAGCACACAATGCATCTTCACAAAGAAATGAAAGCCTGAACAGTACTATAGGTTCCAAAAACCCCAAAATACGTTTTTATGGAGGTAGCGAGAGTGCCGACCAGAGAGTGGCATGTTCTGTTGCACAGAAAAATATGGGTAAACAATATCTCTTGAATGTTTTGCAATCAGCAAATATTAACCCGGGGTGCACCATGACAAGTCAGGTTTCGAAAATGGATTATGAAAGGAAGCAAGACCAACTTCGGAAACAAAGCAAGGATTTCAAGAAAAAGCGAAAGCAGCTTAGAAACTTGCGTTCTAGCAAGGACAGTAGACTTGAATCACGAGATGGAACTGTGTACGAGTCAGGCAGTACTTTATCCCTGGATCCTGAAGTAATAATTGCTGCTAGcattcaaaaagctgaaatctATCAGTTTGAACAACAAGTACCCCAGTTTTGCTTTAGGAAACCTAGAAGATACCAGACATTTAACCCTGGTTTTGAATACAACTTTGTCATTTAcgacacagaaacaaattgTGGTGGCAAAAAAGCCGAGCTCGTCGAATTATCTGCTTTTTGTCACGGCACTGGCGATTCGTTTACGAAATTTGTCTTGCCTCAACATGATATTAATATATATGTAAGTAATATCAACAAGTTTCGCATTGCATCGTTCGGCAATGAACGCGTACTCCACAGAAATGGTTTCGCTTTACAAACCGTTTCTCTTCCAGAATGTTTACTGTCTTTCGCTAACTTCCTGAAATCCACAAGTGCCACAATCAAAAACGCAACATCAAAACCTGTAAAAATATTGCTCATAGGACACAACGCAAACGCATTTGACACACCATTGCTCATACGAAGCATCGCCAAGTATACAGAAACGGAACCCAAATTCAAAGAACTGGACTTGCTATTCGCGGACAGTTTAGTCTTGATCAGGCATCTTCTAAAGGAAAACAACCAGTTGCTCCGTAAAACAGATGGATCGATTCCAAAAGTAAACCTGCGAGATATCTACAAGTGTCTATTTCAGAGCGAATTTGATAATTCCCATCAAGGCTTAGCCGATGTCATGGCTTTAGACAAAGTGTTGTTTCAGTCAAAACTCGAATTGACAACAGAACAAATCGTGAACAAcagtaacacgatgattctgtcAACAGTCCAGGAAGATGTCCAGTATCTTGACAAAGCCCACGAAAGACTTCTCACGTTCAACAACAGGCTCTACGACGACTCTGATAATTCAATCATCAAGAAAAGTCTTGCTAAAAAACTTGCAGACTCTGGTTTGTCATTTTCTGACTTGAGGAAACTGTATTCGTCGACTGGACCACGAGGTGTCGCTGCTCTGCTGGCAAATCCGCCTTCGACATCCAAAGGAAAATCGCCACGAGGTACCAAGTGCTGCATAACATTGCAGAAGATAATCAACTTCCTCAAGACATTAACTTGA
- the LOC137983421 gene encoding leucine-rich repeat-containing protein 74A-like: METYHSPVLKSNTGLTFERNLDDSTTLRSIDTWCTENDGSGSEEYDTDLEESFKEDYSEYHKTSEEIYQQTCRQLATPPVSRFLRQLNTDTVDLQHYGIGDRGILAVAEALERNITVRKLNLHDNSLTHVGAKALAEMLKDNCFISQLDVSENRFGPKGIESFGDMLVENASLWNLRLENCDLHEGDLYKLLKADRILLRVLNLKGNELGDEDAITVGSFLEWNESLEELDLSWNAIHLQGAAALAKGLKTNRALRSVSLSRNSISNKGALEIGKALKVNRKLQILDVTNCGFNEIGAENILEGLRNNTVLEVLRIGRNTIHDYGAYKILKSIRKFSLSALKQLDLEDSTLDQACIQELDKLMKDRPGFICRCGTVIKGRGITKKQLPFVRRSASETPIVVQKFLSFVNTRGWRLIDLFRIITRGNLSGKKVDHDRFAQSLTSLGVPLKKVQLQELFGILDVDGDGFVGFQDFLAMKQQTKEPRK, from the coding sequence ATGGAAACTTATCATTCTCCAGTCTTGAAAAGCAATACAGGCCTGACATTTGAGAGAAACCTGGACGATAGTACCACTTTGCGTTCGATTGATACATGGTGCACGGAGAACGACGGAAGTGGCAGCGAGGAATACGACACTGACTTGGAGGAGAGCTTTAAAGAAGACTACAGCGAATACCACAAAACATCGGAGGAGATCTACCAACAAACATGCAGACAACTTGCCACTCCACCGGTTTCAAGATTTCTACGGCAACTCAACACTGATACAGTTGATCTACAGCACTACGGCATTGGCGATAGGGGTATCTTGGCCGTTGCTGAAGCATTGGAAAGAAACATAACAGTCAGGAAACTGAATCTTCACGACAACAGCTTGACACATGTTGGGGCCAAAGCCCTTGCTGAGATGCTAAAGGACAACTGCTTCATATCGCAGCTAGATGTCTCTGAAAATCGATTTGGCCCAAAAGGTATCGAAAGTTTCGGTGATATGTTAGTTGAAAATGCTTCGCTGTGGAACTTACGTTTAGAAAACTGCGATTTGCACGAAGGGGATCTTTACAAACTTTTAAAAGCTGACAGAATTCTGCTACGCGTTTTGAATTTGAAAGGAAATGAACTCGGAGATGAAGACGCAATTACTGTCGGATCTTTCCTAGAGTGGAATGAATCTTTAGAAGAGTTGGACCTCAGCTGGAATGCGATTCATTTACAAGGCGCGGCAGCCTTGGCAAAGGGTCTCAAGACTAACAGAGCCTTAAGAAGTGTCTCTCTTTCCCGAAATAGTATTTCAAACAAAGGAGCCTTGGAAATAGGAAAAGCTCTAAAAGTTAACAGAAAGCTGCAAATTCTGGATGTGACCAACTGTGGTTTCAACGAGATTGGTGCGGAAAATATATTAGAAGGATTACGCAATAACACCGTTTTAGAAGTTCTCAGGATTGGTCGGAATACTATACACGATTATGGAGCTTACAAAATTCTCAAGTCAATCAGGAAATTTTCGTTAAGTGCGTTGAAACAATTGGACCTGGAAGACTCGACTTTAGACCAGGCATGCATACAAGAGCTTGACAAGTTGATGAAAGACCGACCGGGTTTTATTTGTCGGTGTGGTACCGTCATCAAAGGAAGAGGGATAACTAAAAAGCAGCTTCCATTTGTGAGACGCAGTGCATCAGAAACACCCATTGTTGTCCAAAAGTTTCTATCTTTTGTCAACACTAGAGGCTGGAGACTCATTGACTTGTTTAGAATCATCACCAGAGGGAATCTGAGTGGCAAAAAAGTGGATCACGACAGGTTTGCGCAGAGTCTCACCAGCCTTGGAGTCCCTCTCAAGAAAGTGCAACTACAGGAGTTATTCGGTATCCTTGATGTCGATGGGGATGGCTTTGTTGGTTTTCAGGACTTTCTGGCAATGAAACAACAAACAAAGGAGCCTAGAAAATGA